The following proteins are encoded in a genomic region of Streptomyces lunaelactis:
- a CDS encoding dolichyl-phosphate-mannose--protein mannosyltransferase, giving the protein MTSTAPQTLQGKDADEQPPGRQHRLRRFGYAPRPVTGLRERLVPPYTRPSARLWPVFGIGPAAADGLLRVAAWAGPLLVAFVAGLLRFWNLGKPKAVIFDETYYAKDAWALINQGYEGSWPKDIDKSILRDPSSVPIPTDPGYVVHPPVGKWVIGLGEQLFGFTPFGWRFMVAVLGTLSVLMLCRIGRRLFRSTFLGCLAGTLLTFDGLHFVMSRTALLDQVLMFFVLAAFGCLLIDRDWARRRLAAALPTDEDGVLRPDATVAETLRLGWRPWRLAAGLMLGLAAGTKWNGLYVMVAFGLLTVLWDVGARRTAGAVQPYKAVLKKDVLPAFVSTVPVAIVTYIATWTGWIVTDKGYFRDWAQKDGRGGNWTWLPDWLRSLWHYETEVYQFHVNLTSGHTYQSNPWSWIVLGRPVSYYYEDPKAGTGGCPADAADKCASEVLALGTPLLWWAACFAICYILWRWLFRRDWRAGAIACGIAAGWVPWFFYQERTIFLFYAVVFVPFLCLAVAMMIGAILGPPGSDERRRAIGAIGAGVLVLLIIWNFIYFWPLYTGTTIPLDDWRNRMWLDTWV; this is encoded by the coding sequence GTGACCAGTACCGCGCCACAGACCCTGCAGGGCAAGGACGCCGATGAGCAGCCGCCCGGCCGGCAGCACAGGCTGCGCAGATTCGGCTACGCGCCCCGGCCCGTGACCGGGCTGCGCGAACGCCTGGTGCCGCCCTACACGCGCCCGTCCGCGCGGCTGTGGCCGGTGTTCGGCATCGGCCCCGCGGCCGCGGACGGGCTGCTGCGGGTGGCCGCCTGGGCCGGGCCGCTGCTGGTCGCGTTCGTCGCGGGCCTGCTGCGGTTCTGGAACCTGGGCAAGCCCAAGGCGGTGATATTCGACGAGACGTACTACGCCAAGGACGCCTGGGCCCTGATCAACCAGGGGTACGAGGGCAGCTGGCCGAAGGACATCGACAAGTCGATCCTCCGCGATCCCTCCAGCGTCCCGATCCCCACCGACCCCGGCTATGTGGTGCATCCGCCGGTCGGCAAATGGGTCATCGGCCTCGGCGAGCAGCTCTTCGGGTTCACGCCCTTCGGCTGGCGCTTCATGGTCGCCGTGCTCGGCACGCTGTCGGTGCTGATGCTGTGCCGGATCGGCCGGCGGCTGTTCCGCTCGACGTTCCTGGGCTGTCTGGCGGGCACACTGCTCACTTTCGACGGCCTGCACTTCGTGATGAGCCGCACAGCGCTGCTCGACCAGGTGCTGATGTTCTTCGTGCTGGCCGCCTTCGGCTGTCTGCTCATCGACCGGGACTGGGCGCGCAGACGGCTCGCGGCGGCGCTGCCCACGGACGAGGACGGGGTGCTGCGGCCGGACGCGACGGTCGCGGAGACACTGCGCCTCGGCTGGCGCCCGTGGCGGCTGGCGGCGGGCCTGATGCTGGGCCTGGCCGCGGGCACCAAGTGGAACGGCCTCTATGTGATGGTCGCGTTCGGTCTGCTGACCGTCCTGTGGGACGTGGGCGCGCGCCGGACGGCGGGCGCGGTGCAGCCGTACAAGGCGGTGCTGAAGAAGGACGTCCTGCCGGCCTTCGTCTCGACGGTGCCGGTCGCCATCGTCACGTACATCGCGACCTGGACCGGCTGGATCGTCACCGACAAGGGCTACTTCAGGGACTGGGCCCAGAAGGACGGCAGGGGCGGCAACTGGACCTGGCTGCCGGACTGGCTGCGCAGCCTGTGGCACTACGAGACGGAGGTCTACCAGTTCCACGTCAATCTGACCTCCGGGCACACCTACCAGTCGAATCCGTGGAGCTGGATCGTGCTGGGCCGCCCGGTCTCGTACTACTACGAGGACCCGAAGGCGGGCACCGGCGGCTGCCCGGCGGACGCGGCCGACAAGTGCGCGAGCGAGGTGCTGGCCCTCGGCACACCGCTGCTGTGGTGGGCGGCCTGCTTCGCGATCTGCTACATCCTGTGGCGCTGGCTGTTCCGCCGGGACTGGCGGGCGGGCGCCATCGCGTGCGGGATCGCGGCGGGCTGGGTGCCCTGGTTCTTCTACCAGGAGCGCACGATCTTCCTGTTCTACGCGGTCGTGTTCGTGCCGTTCCTGTGTCTTGCGGTGGCGATGATGATCGGCGCGATCCTCGGACCACCGGGCTCGGACGAACGGCGGCGGGCGATCGGGGCGATCGGCGCCGGGGTGCTGGTGCTGCTGATCATCTGGAACTTCATCTACTTCTGGCCGCTGTACACGGGCACGACGATCCCGCTGGACGACTGGCGGAACAGGATGTGGCTGGACACCTGGGTCTGA
- the rsmA gene encoding 16S rRNA (adenine(1518)-N(6)/adenine(1519)-N(6))-dimethyltransferase RsmA, translated as MSTTEPDALLGPADIRELAAALGVRPTKQRGQNFVIDANTVRRIVRTAEVREDDVVVEVGPGLGSLTLALLEAADRVVAVEIDDVLAGALPSTIAARMPGRADRFSLVHSDAMLVEELPGPPPTALVANLPYNVAVPVLLTMLDRFPTIERTLVMVQAEVADRLAAKPGNKVYGVPSVKANWYADVKRAGSIGRNVFWPAPNVDSGLVSLVRRTEPVKTTASKAEVFRVVDAAFAQRRKTLRAALAGWAGSPAAAEAALVEAGISPQARGEALTVEEFARIAEAKA; from the coding sequence GTGAGCACCACTGAGCCCGACGCACTCCTCGGCCCCGCCGACATCCGTGAACTGGCCGCAGCGCTGGGCGTACGCCCCACCAAGCAGCGCGGCCAGAACTTCGTCATCGACGCCAATACGGTCCGCCGGATCGTACGGACGGCCGAGGTGCGGGAGGACGACGTCGTCGTCGAGGTCGGCCCCGGGCTCGGGTCGCTGACCCTGGCGCTGCTCGAAGCCGCCGACCGGGTCGTCGCCGTCGAGATCGACGATGTGCTCGCGGGTGCGCTGCCGTCGACGATCGCGGCCCGGATGCCGGGGCGTGCCGACCGCTTCTCGCTGGTCCACTCCGACGCGATGCTCGTCGAGGAGCTGCCGGGACCGCCGCCGACCGCGCTGGTCGCCAACCTCCCGTACAACGTCGCCGTGCCGGTCCTCCTCACCATGCTGGACCGCTTCCCGACGATCGAGCGGACGCTGGTCATGGTCCAGGCAGAGGTCGCGGACCGGCTCGCTGCCAAGCCGGGCAACAAGGTGTACGGAGTGCCTTCGGTGAAGGCGAACTGGTACGCGGACGTGAAGCGGGCGGGCTCGATCGGCCGGAACGTCTTCTGGCCGGCACCGAACGTCGACTCCGGTCTGGTGTCCCTGGTCCGCCGCACCGAGCCGGTGAAGACCACGGCATCGAAGGCGGAGGTCTTCAGGGTGGTGGACGCGGCGTTCGCGCAGCGCCGCAAGACGCTCCGGGCGGCGCTCGCGGGCTGGGCCGGATCGCCGGCCGCGGCGGAGGCGGCGCTGGTCGAGGCCGGGATCTCGCCGCAGGCGCGCGGGGAAGCGCTGACGGTCGAGGAGTTCGCGCGGATCGCGGAGGCCAAGGCGTGA
- a CDS encoding resuscitation-promoting factor translates to MSNSQGSHRAARGGRRAAARTAEPYETYAPGYEARTPSYEPPAPAPEASVGYTPTYVPGAPSLPRQGRAPKASAGAGAEAGPGAGAGGRAEARRAARRRRTGDKPDTLRRLVPQALVVAFLAGGTSAFVASDKAVRLSVDGVPRTMHTFADDVEELLEEEGLAVSAHDIVAPAPGSALASGDEIVVRYGRPVMLTLDGQRRRVWTTARTVDGALRQLGVRAEGAYLSASRSSGISRKGLALDVWTERNVTFMADGREHTIRTNAATVREALYEAGIALRGQDTTSVPPASFPRDGQTITVMRITGSREVREEPIRYAIEKTRDSSLFAGTEVVVRQGGPGARRVTYALRTVNGVKQKPRKLAEEVVREPVTQRVMVGTKPLPDSVKGADGLNWDALAQCESGGRPGAVDPSGNYGGLYQFDRGTWHALGGSGRPQDASAAEQTYRAKKLFVQRGASPWPHCGRRLYQ, encoded by the coding sequence GTGAGCAATTCGCAGGGCAGTCACCGTGCCGCGCGCGGCGGGCGCCGCGCCGCCGCGCGGACAGCAGAGCCGTACGAGACCTACGCGCCCGGGTACGAGGCCCGGACGCCGTCGTACGAGCCCCCTGCCCCGGCGCCCGAGGCGTCCGTGGGCTACACGCCGACCTACGTCCCCGGCGCGCCGTCGCTGCCGCGCCAGGGCCGGGCTCCCAAGGCGTCCGCAGGGGCAGGGGCAGAGGCGGGACCCGGGGCCGGGGCCGGCGGCCGCGCCGAGGCCCGCCGGGCCGCACGCCGCCGCCGGACCGGCGACAAGCCCGACACCCTGCGTCGCCTCGTCCCGCAGGCCCTCGTCGTCGCCTTCCTGGCCGGCGGCACCTCCGCCTTCGTCGCCAGCGACAAGGCGGTACGGCTCAGCGTCGACGGTGTACCGCGCACCATGCACACCTTCGCCGACGACGTGGAGGAGCTCCTCGAGGAGGAGGGGCTCGCGGTCAGCGCCCACGACATCGTCGCCCCGGCCCCCGGCTCGGCCCTCGCCAGCGGTGACGAGATCGTCGTCCGCTACGGCCGGCCCGTGATGCTCACCCTGGACGGGCAGCGCCGCCGGGTGTGGACCACCGCCCGTACCGTCGACGGCGCGCTGCGCCAGCTCGGGGTCCGGGCCGAGGGCGCGTATCTGTCCGCATCCCGCTCGTCGGGGATCTCCCGCAAGGGCCTCGCTCTCGACGTATGGACCGAGCGGAACGTCACCTTCATGGCCGACGGGCGCGAGCACACCATCCGTACGAACGCGGCGACCGTGCGCGAGGCGCTGTACGAGGCGGGCATCGCGCTGCGCGGGCAGGACACCACATCCGTGCCTCCCGCGAGCTTTCCGCGGGACGGCCAGACCATCACCGTCATGCGCATCACCGGCAGCAGGGAAGTCCGCGAGGAGCCGATCCGCTACGCGATCGAGAAGACCAGGGACTCGTCTCTGTTCGCGGGCACCGAGGTCGTCGTACGGCAGGGCGGGCCGGGCGCGCGCCGGGTCACGTACGCCCTGCGGACGGTCAACGGCGTCAAGCAGAAGCCGAGGAAGCTCGCCGAGGAGGTGGTGCGGGAGCCCGTCACCCAGCGGGTGATGGTGGGCACCAAGCCGCTGCCGGACTCCGTAAAGGGCGCGGACGGGCTGAACTGGGACGCCCTCGCGCAGTGCGAGTCCGGCGGGCGGCCGGGGGCGGTCGACCCGTCGGGGAACTACGGCGGGCTGTACCAGTTCGACCGCGGGACCTGGCATGCGCTGGGCGGCAGCGGGCGGCCGCAGGACGCGTCCGCGGCAGAGCAGACGTACCGGGCGAAGAAGCTCTTCGTGCAAAGGGGGGCGAGTCCGTGGCCGCACTGCGGCCGTAGGCTGTATCAGTGA
- a CDS encoding TatD family hydrolase, whose amino-acid sequence MSSKSAPPPLPDPLGVPVADSHTHLDMQEGTVEEALARAAAVGVTTVVQVGCDIKGSRWAAETAAAHEGVHAAVALHPNEAPRIVLGDPDGWSRQGAREGGGDSALDDALTEIDRLAALDQVKAVGETGLDYFRTGPDGIAAQERSFRAHIEIAKRHDKALVIHDRDAHADVLRILAEEGAPERTVFHCYSGDADMAEVCTAKGYFMSFAGNVTFKNAQPLRDALTVAPAELVLVETDAPFLTPAPYRGRPNAPYLIPVTLRAMAAVKGLDEDTLAAAISANTALAFGY is encoded by the coding sequence ATGAGCTCGAAGTCCGCCCCACCGCCGCTGCCCGACCCGCTCGGAGTACCGGTCGCCGATTCGCACACCCACCTGGACATGCAGGAGGGCACCGTCGAGGAGGCGCTGGCGAGGGCCGCCGCGGTCGGGGTGACGACCGTCGTCCAGGTGGGCTGCGACATCAAGGGCTCCCGTTGGGCGGCGGAGACGGCCGCCGCCCACGAGGGCGTGCACGCCGCGGTCGCCCTGCATCCCAACGAGGCCCCGCGGATCGTTCTCGGGGACCCGGACGGGTGGTCACGGCAGGGTGCCCGCGAGGGGGGCGGCGACAGCGCGCTCGACGACGCGCTGACCGAGATCGACCGGCTGGCCGCGCTGGACCAGGTGAAAGCCGTCGGCGAGACGGGCCTGGACTACTTCCGTACGGGCCCCGACGGCATCGCCGCCCAGGAGCGCTCCTTCCGGGCCCATATCGAGATCGCCAAACGGCACGACAAGGCCCTGGTCATCCACGACCGTGATGCGCACGCCGATGTCCTGCGGATTCTCGCCGAGGAGGGCGCACCCGAGCGCACCGTCTTCCACTGCTATTCCGGCGACGCGGACATGGCCGAAGTGTGCACGGCCAAGGGCTACTTCATGTCCTTCGCCGGCAATGTGACCTTCAAGAACGCCCAGCCGCTGCGCGACGCGCTCACCGTCGCCCCGGCGGAACTCGTACTCGTGGAAACGGACGCGCCCTTTCTCACGCCGGCGCCGTACCGCGGACGGCCTAACGCGCCGTACCTCATTCCGGTCACGCTGCGCGCGATGGCCGCGGTGAAGGGCCTCGACGAGGACACGCTGGCCGCGGCGATTTCGGCCAATACGGCGCTCGCGTTCGGTTACTGA
- a CDS encoding 4-(cytidine 5'-diphospho)-2-C-methyl-D-erythritol kinase, which translates to MSVTVRVPAKVNVQLAVGGARPDGFHDLANVFLAVGLYDEVTVTAAQALTITCSGPDADQVPLDRTNLAARAAEALAARHGLSPDVHIHIAKDIPVAGGMAGGSADGAGALLACDALWGLGSSRSELLDICAELGSDVPFSLVGGAALGTGRGERLTELEAGGEFHWVFAVADGGLSTPAVYAEFDRLHAGAAVPAPVASPALLAALRTGDATALAGALTNDLQPAALSLRPVLSATLESGMAAGALASLVSGSGPTTAFLTKSPEGARQVADALLRSGTCRAARVAASPARGAVRV; encoded by the coding sequence GTGAGCGTGACGGTACGGGTCCCGGCGAAGGTCAACGTTCAGTTGGCGGTGGGCGGTGCGCGCCCCGACGGCTTCCACGACCTCGCGAATGTGTTTCTGGCGGTCGGCCTGTACGACGAGGTCACCGTGACGGCGGCTCAGGCGCTGACGATCACCTGCTCGGGTCCGGACGCGGACCAGGTCCCGCTGGACCGTACGAACCTGGCGGCCCGCGCGGCCGAGGCCCTGGCCGCGCGCCACGGCCTCTCCCCGGACGTCCACATCCACATCGCCAAGGACATCCCGGTCGCGGGCGGCATGGCGGGCGGCAGCGCGGACGGCGCGGGGGCGCTGCTGGCGTGCGACGCGCTGTGGGGCCTTGGCTCATCGCGCTCCGAACTCCTCGACATCTGCGCGGAGTTGGGCAGCGATGTGCCGTTCAGCCTGGTGGGCGGGGCGGCGCTGGGCACGGGCCGGGGCGAGCGGCTGACGGAGCTGGAGGCCGGCGGGGAGTTCCACTGGGTGTTCGCGGTGGCGGACGGCGGTCTGTCGACGCCGGCGGTGTACGCGGAGTTCGACCGCCTGCACGCGGGCGCGGCGGTCCCGGCGCCGGTCGCCTCGCCCGCGCTGCTCGCGGCCCTGCGCACCGGCGACGCGACGGCGCTCGCGGGCGCGCTCACGAACGACCTCCAGCCCGCGGCGCTCTCGTTGCGCCCCGTGCTGTCGGCGACGCTCGAGTCGGGGATGGCGGCGGGGGCACTGGCGTCGCTGGTGTCGGGCTCGGGACCGACGACGGCGTTCCTGACGAAGTCCCCGGAGGGGGCGCGGCAGGTGGCCGACGCGTTGCTCCGCTCCGGGACGTGCCGGGCGGCGAGGGTGGCGGCGTCGCCGGCGCGGGGTGCGGTGCGCGTGTAG
- a CDS encoding acyltransferase family protein, with product MGSSVRELAAATPGTRDRYIDLLRVASLGTVVGGHWLMAVVTGDGVGNLLAVVPELQLLTWALQIMPVFFFVGGFSHALSYRSLSRRTDGSVYAAFLRARLQRLLRPTMVFILVWGTGALIVQLMGGDGGLTGVALRLVAQPLWFIGIYLAMVAFTPSLLKLHERYGWGAFGALLAGAAAVDGLRFIGGVPFVEFLNFAFVWLAVHQLGFLRADGMIKMPSALAAAGLVGAAGLVALGPYPLSMVGMPGEKVSNMAPPTLALLFHGLWLVGAVELLRAPGTRFVQRAAVWRAVVAANGIAMTAFLWHLTAMLGVYGAMLALGVPLPAPASAAWWAQVPVRIAVAAALTALLVAAFRTFERPVRAAPATGSGPAAALGITLCLFGVLGLSMVGFGGMLEGRSAMLVAVRVTAPAAVTMALAGWLLVETAGRGRRS from the coding sequence ATGGGATCAAGTGTTCGTGAGCTCGCCGCCGCCACCCCGGGGACGCGGGACCGGTACATCGACCTGTTGCGGGTCGCCTCGCTCGGGACCGTCGTGGGCGGGCACTGGCTGATGGCCGTCGTCACCGGCGACGGGGTGGGGAATCTCCTCGCCGTCGTGCCGGAACTGCAGCTCCTCACCTGGGCGCTGCAGATCATGCCGGTCTTCTTCTTCGTCGGCGGCTTCTCGCACGCCCTCTCCTACCGCTCCCTCTCCCGCAGGACCGACGGCTCCGTCTACGCCGCCTTCCTGCGGGCCCGGCTGCAGCGGCTGCTCCGGCCCACCATGGTCTTCATCCTGGTGTGGGGCACCGGCGCGCTGATCGTTCAGCTCATGGGTGGCGATGGCGGGCTGACCGGTGTCGCTCTGCGGCTCGTCGCCCAGCCGCTCTGGTTCATCGGGATATACCTGGCGATGGTCGCCTTCACCCCGTCGCTGCTGAAGCTGCATGAGCGCTACGGCTGGGGCGCCTTCGGTGCGCTCCTCGCCGGCGCCGCCGCAGTCGACGGGCTCCGCTTCATCGGCGGCGTGCCGTTCGTCGAGTTCCTCAACTTCGCCTTCGTCTGGCTCGCCGTCCACCAGCTCGGCTTCCTCCGCGCCGACGGCATGATCAAGATGCCCTCGGCGCTCGCCGCGGCCGGACTCGTCGGCGCCGCCGGGCTGGTCGCCCTCGGCCCGTACCCCCTGAGCATGGTCGGGATGCCGGGCGAGAAGGTCTCCAACATGGCCCCGCCCACTCTCGCGCTCCTCTTCCACGGCCTGTGGCTGGTCGGCGCGGTGGAGCTGCTCCGTGCGCCCGGTACGCGCTTCGTGCAGCGGGCCGCGGTCTGGCGGGCCGTCGTCGCCGCCAACGGCATCGCGATGACCGCGTTCCTGTGGCATCTGACCGCGATGCTCGGCGTGTACGGAGCGATGCTCGCGCTCGGCGTACCGCTGCCCGCCCCCGCCTCCGCCGCCTGGTGGGCGCAGGTCCCGGTCCGTATCGCGGTCGCCGCCGCGCTGACCGCGCTGCTCGTCGCCGCCTTCCGTACGTTCGAGCGGCCGGTCCGGGCGGCCCCGGCCACCGGCTCCGGGCCCGCCGCCGCCCTCGGGATCACGCTCTGCCTCTTCGGCGTGCTCGGCCTGTCCATGGTCGGCTTCGGCGGAATGCTGGAGGGCAGGTCCGCGATGCTGGTCGCGGTACGCGTCACCGCGCCCGCCGCCGTCACCATGGCTCTGGCCGGCTGGCTGCTCGTCGAGACCGCGGGCAGGGGCCGGCGCTCCTGA
- a CDS encoding ABC-F family ATP-binding cassette domain-containing protein, whose amino-acid sequence MAVNLVNVEAVSKVYGTRALLDGVSLGVSEGDRIGVVGRNGDGKTTLIRMLAKLEEPDTGRVTQSGGLRLGVLTQHDSLDPGATVRHEVIGDMADHEWAGNAKIRDVLTGLFGDLHLPGFEQGLDTVIGPLSGGERRRIALAKLLIAEQDLIVLDEPTNHLDVEGIAWLAKHLRTRRSALVCVTHDRWFLDQVCTRMWDVQRGAVHEYEGGYSDYVFARAERERIAATEESKRQNLMRKELAWLRRGAPARTSKPRYRIEAANELIADVPPPRDTSALMKFANARLGRTVFDLEDVTVQAGPKVLLKHLTWQLGPGDRVGLVGVNGAGKTSLLRALAEAARTGGDVQPAAGRVIVGKTVKLAYLSQEVGELNPALRVLEAVQQVRDRVDLGTGREMTAGQLCEQFGFTKEKQWTPVGDLSGGERRRLQILRLLMDEPNVLFLDEPTNDLDIETLTQLEDLLDGWPGSMVVISHDRFFIERTTDKTYALLGDAALRMLPRGIDEYLERRQRMIEAAVPAPAPAPAAKEKPAGDARAAKKELQRIERQLNKSSDRETSLHAQIADNATDFEKVAKLDAELRELIRERDELEMRWLELAEDA is encoded by the coding sequence ATGGCCGTCAACCTGGTCAATGTCGAGGCAGTCAGCAAGGTGTACGGAACACGTGCCCTGCTCGACGGGGTCTCCCTCGGCGTCTCCGAGGGGGACCGCATCGGCGTCGTCGGCCGCAACGGCGACGGCAAGACGACCCTCATCCGCATGCTCGCCAAGCTCGAGGAGCCCGACACGGGCCGGGTGACCCAGAGCGGCGGACTGCGGCTCGGGGTGCTCACCCAGCACGACTCGCTCGACCCCGGGGCCACCGTCCGGCACGAGGTCATCGGCGACATGGCCGACCACGAGTGGGCGGGCAACGCCAAGATCCGTGACGTGCTCACCGGACTCTTCGGCGATCTGCACCTGCCGGGGTTCGAGCAGGGCCTGGACACCGTCATCGGACCGCTCTCCGGCGGTGAGCGCCGCCGTATCGCGCTCGCCAAGCTGCTCATCGCCGAGCAGGACCTGATCGTCCTCGACGAGCCCACCAACCACCTCGACGTGGAGGGCATCGCCTGGCTGGCGAAGCATCTGCGGACGCGCCGCTCGGCGCTCGTCTGCGTCACACACGACCGCTGGTTCCTCGACCAGGTCTGCACGCGGATGTGGGACGTCCAGCGCGGCGCGGTGCACGAGTACGAGGGCGGCTACAGCGACTACGTCTTCGCGCGCGCCGAGCGCGAGCGCATCGCGGCGACCGAGGAGTCCAAGCGGCAGAACCTGATGCGCAAGGAGCTGGCCTGGCTGCGGCGCGGCGCCCCCGCCCGTACCTCCAAGCCGCGCTACCGCATCGAGGCCGCGAACGAGCTGATCGCCGATGTGCCGCCGCCGCGCGACACCTCCGCGCTGATGAAGTTCGCCAACGCCCGCCTGGGAAGGACCGTCTTCGACCTGGAGGACGTGACCGTCCAGGCCGGACCGAAGGTGCTGCTGAAGCACCTCACCTGGCAGCTCGGCCCCGGCGACCGCGTCGGTCTGGTCGGCGTCAACGGCGCGGGCAAGACCTCGCTGCTGCGCGCGCTCGCCGAGGCGGCCCGCACCGGCGGCGACGTACAGCCCGCGGCCGGCCGGGTCATCGTCGGCAAGACGGTGAAGCTGGCCTACCTCTCGCAGGAGGTCGGCGAACTCAACCCCGCCCTGCGGGTGTTGGAGGCCGTCCAGCAGGTACGGGACCGGGTCGACCTCGGCACGGGCCGTGAGATGACCGCGGGCCAGCTGTGCGAGCAGTTCGGCTTCACCAAGGAGAAGCAGTGGACGCCGGTCGGTGACCTGTCCGGTGGTGAGCGGCGCAGGCTCCAGATCCTGCGGCTGCTGATGGACGAGCCGAACGTCCTGTTCCTCGACGAGCCCACCAACGACCTCGACATCGAGACGCTGACCCAGCTCGAGGACCTGCTCGACGGCTGGCCGGGCTCGATGGTCGTCATCTCCCACGACCGTTTCTTCATCGAGCGGACGACGGACAAGACGTACGCGCTGCTGGGCGATGCCGCCCTGCGGATGCTGCCGCGCGGCATCGACGAGTACCTGGAGCGCAGGCAGCGGATGATCGAGGCGGCCGTTCCGGCGCCGGCGCCCGCGCCCGCCGCCAAGGAGAAGCCGGCGGGCGACGCTCGCGCGGCGAAGAAGGAACTGCAGCGGATCGAGCGGCAGCTGAACAAGAGCTCCGACCGGGAGACCAGCCTGCACGCCCAAATCGCCGACAACGCCACAGACTTCGAGAAGGTGGCGAAACTGGATGCGGAACTGCGTGAACTCATCCGTGAGCGCGACGAGTTGGAGATGCGCTGGCTCGAGCTGGCCGAGGATGCGTAG
- the rsmI gene encoding 16S rRNA (cytidine(1402)-2'-O)-methyltransferase — protein MACVTGTLVLAGTPIGDVADAPPRLAAELERADIVAAEDTRRLRRLTQALGVHTQGRVVSYFEGNESARTPELVEALAGGARVLLVTDAGMPSVSDPGYRLVAAAVEKDIKVTAVPGPSAVLTALALSGLPVDRFCFEGFLPRKAGERLGRLREVEGERRTLVYFEAPHRLDDTLAAMAEVFGAERRAAVCRELTKTYEEVKRGGLGELAAWAAEGVRGEITVVVEGAPEADPGDLDAAELVRRVRVREEAGERRKEAIVAVAAEAGLPKREVFDAVVAAKNADRPVPADGKGLS, from the coding sequence ATGGCCTGTGTGACAGGAACACTGGTACTCGCAGGGACTCCCATCGGTGATGTCGCGGACGCGCCGCCCCGGCTCGCCGCCGAGCTGGAGCGTGCCGACATCGTGGCCGCGGAGGACACCCGGCGGCTGCGCCGGCTCACTCAGGCGCTGGGTGTGCACACCCAGGGGCGTGTCGTGTCGTACTTCGAGGGCAATGAGTCGGCCCGTACGCCGGAGCTGGTCGAGGCGCTGGCCGGCGGCGCCCGGGTGCTGCTGGTCACGGACGCGGGGATGCCGTCCGTCTCCGACCCCGGCTACCGGCTGGTCGCCGCCGCCGTCGAGAAGGACATCAAGGTCACCGCGGTGCCGGGCCCGTCCGCCGTACTCACCGCACTGGCCCTGTCCGGGCTGCCCGTGGACCGCTTCTGCTTCGAGGGCTTCCTGCCGCGCAAGGCGGGCGAGCGGCTCGGCCGGCTGCGCGAGGTCGAGGGCGAGCGGCGCACACTCGTCTACTTCGAGGCGCCGCACCGGCTCGACGACACGCTCGCCGCGATGGCCGAGGTGTTCGGCGCCGAGCGCCGCGCCGCCGTGTGCCGCGAGCTGACGAAGACGTACGAGGAGGTCAAGCGCGGCGGCCTCGGTGAGCTGGCCGCCTGGGCGGCCGAAGGCGTACGGGGCGAGATCACCGTCGTCGTCGAGGGCGCGCCGGAAGCGGATCCCGGCGATCTCGACGCCGCTGAGCTGGTGCGCAGGGTGCGGGTGCGCGAGGAGGCGGGGGAGCGGCGCAAGGAGGCCATCGTGGCGGTCGCCGCCGAGGCGGGGCTGCCCAAGCGCGAGGTGTTCGATGCGGTCGTGGCGGCAAAGAATGCGGATCGGCCGGTCCCAGCTGACGGTAAAGGACTATCGTAA